In Edaphobacter aggregans, the sequence CTCCGCCGAATTCGGCCTGCACGAATCCCTCCCCATCTACTCCGGCGGTCTCGGCGTCCTCGCTGGCGACCACATCAAGAGCGCATCCGACCTCGACATCCCGCTCATCGGCATCGGCCTCTTCTATGGCCAGGGATACTTCCTCCAGCGCCTCGACGACACCGGATGGCAGCTCGAAGACTACCTCCAGACCGACGTCAACCAACTCCCCATGCAGCCCGCCATCGGCGAAAACGGCGAGCCCATCGTCATTGAAATCCAGACCCGTGGCGGCTCCATCCGTGCCAAGGTCTGGCGAATCAAAGTAGGCCGCTGCGACCTCCTCCTCCTCGACTCCAACGTCCCTGGCAATGCCCCCGAGGACCTCGAACTCACCTCGCGCCTCTATGGCGGAGACGGACGCACCCGCATCCGTCAGGAACTCCTCCTCGGCGTAGGCGGCTTCCGCGCGCTCAAAGCCATGGGCATCACCCCCGGAGTCCTCCACCTCAACGAAGGCCACAGCGGCTTCGCAGTCTTCGAGGCCATTCGCACCCGTATGCTCGAAGAAGGTATGGACTTCGACCACGCCGCCCGCCAGGTTCCACGAGAAGTCATCTTCACCACGCACACACCCGTCCCCGCCGGCCATGACCGCTTCAGCCCACAGCTCATCGAAGAGCACCTCGGCCCTTTGCGTGAACAACTTGGCCTTTCACACGAAACTCTTATGTCCTTCGGCCGCGTCTACCCCACCGACATGCAGGAATCCTTCTGCATGACCGTCCTCGGCCTCAAACTCTCCCGCCGCGCCAACGCAGTTTCTTCTCTGCACGGCGAAGTCTCACGAGCCATGTGGACCAATCTCTATCCCGGCAAGCCCGAAGACGCCGTACCCATTGGACATATCACCAACGGCGTCCACGTCCCCTCCTGGCTAGCCCCTCAAATGTGTCGCCTCTACGACCGCCATCTTGGCGTTGGGTGGCAATCAAACAGCGGTGCCGCAGCAACGTGGGAAGCAATCGAAAACGTCGACGACGGCGAACTCTGGGAGACCCATCTCAGCCTCAAATCAAATCTTCTGGAATTCGTCCGACGCCGCGCTGCCGAACAAGCTGAGCGTCGCGACGAACCTCGGGAAACCCTCCTTCACCTTAGCAAGCTCTTCACTCCAGACGCCCTCACCATCGGCTTCGCACGCCGCTTCGCCACGTACAAACGCGCCAACCTCCTCCTCGCCGACATCCAGCGCCTCGCATCCATGGTCAACGACCCCAAGCGCCCCGTGCAATTCGTCTTCGCCGGCAAAGCCCACCCCCTCGACGAGCCCGGCAAACAGGTCCTCCAACAGATAGCTCAGATGATGCGCGACAGCGAGTTCGCCGACAAGTTCGTCTTCATCGAAGACTACGACATCAACGTAGGTCGCCATCTCGTCCAGGGCGTCGACGTCTGGCTCAACAACCCCCGCCGCCCCCTCGAAGCCTCCGGCACTAGCGGACAAAAAGTCGTACTCAACGGAGGCCTCAACCTTTCGGTCCTCGACGGTTGGTGGGCCGAAGCCTACGACGGCCTCAACGGCTTCGCCATCGGCACCGGCCGCACTCACTCCGACATGGACGTCCACGACAGCCGCGACGGCGAAGACCTCTACCGTGTCCTCCACGAAGAGCTGATCCCGCTCTACTACCAACGCGATCAGGACGGCCTGCCTCGGGGATGGATCAAGCGCATGAAGCGAACCATTCGCACCCTAGGCTGGCGCTTCAACGCCGATCGCATGGTCATGGACTACACACGGCACTGCTACGTCCCCGCAGCTGGCGGCACGTCCAGCGCGATGAAGACCATCTCGTAGCGCGCCTAGTGGACCGCAAACTTATACGTACCCGAACCAATCGAGGTCACAAAAGCATCTCCCTCGCGTCGAGCATTGAGCGCCTGTCCGTCCTGCGTAACCGTGCTCGAAGCCGCACCCGGCACATACACCGTAGCCGTGGTATTCGCGGGAGTATGCACGTTAAGCTGCAACCCACCATCTGCACCACGAGTCCAGTCCGTAGTCACCAACCCATAAGCCGAGTCATACTCGGCATGCACATTGCCCAGACTCGCATCGATATGCGGACGAATCACCAAATGATGAAAACCCGCTCCCGCCGCATCCGTATCGATCCCCGCCACGCGCCGATAAACCCAGGCCATCACCGACCCAAACGCATAGTGGTTATACGAGTTCATCGACGGATCACCTGTATCGCCATTCCACCGCTCCCACCACGTCGTCGCGCCCTTCTTCACCATGTACCCCCACGACGGATACGTATCATTCAGCAGCAGCCGATAAGCCACATCCGCACGCCCCTGTTCCTCCAGCACAAACAACAGAAACGGCGTTCCCAAAAATCCTGTTGTCAAATGATTCTCATGTGCCTCGATATCCTTCACCAAACGCGCAGTAAGATTCGCCTCCAACTCCTTCGGAGCAAGCCCCACATAGAGCGTCAGCAGATAAGCCGTCTGCGTATCGCCCGCCACAGACCCGTCCTCATGCACATACTCCTTCCGATAAGCCGCAGCAATCTGCTCATAAAGCTGCCGATACTTCTCGGCATCCTCACTCCGCCCCAGCGCCGTACTCATCTCCCGCATCTGCCGCGCCAGCAGCGCCCAATAAGCCGTGGCCACAAGGTCCTTCGGACTCTTCTGTTCCGGAGCAAGCCAATCAGCATAGTTATTTCCTAACGCCTTCTGCCGCAGATAATTCGGATTCGTCCGCAGGATGTAATCCATCCACTTCTCCATCGCTGGCCAGTTGCGCTCAAGCACAGCGCGGTCCCCATACTGCATCCACGTCGCATAAGGAACCAGCACCCCCGCATCGCCCCAGCCCGGCGCACCGGGATGCTCATCCGAATCGTTCAGCAGATTCGGCGACACATCCGTAAGCGCACCGCCCGGGCTCTGCCCATCCACAACGTCCTGCATGAACTTGTGCGAGAACGAATCGATATCGAAGTTGTACGTCCCCGTCCGCCAGAACACCCCCGCATCGCCCATCCATCCAAGCCGTTCATCGCGCTGCGGACAGTCCGTAGGAATCGACACAAAATTCCCCCTCTGTCCCCATATCCCTAGCTCATACATCCTGTTCAGCAACTCACTCGAAGTCTTCAGCCGAAACGAAGGCGTCTCCGGCAAACTATTCAGCACTTGCCCTTCAAGCACCCCCAACACAGGCTTCCCCGGAAGCCCAGAAACCTGCACATACCGAAACCCATGAAACGTAAACGCCGGTTCCCAAACCTCCTCACCTTCCCCACTCAACGTGTATAGATCAGTAGCATCTGCATTCCGCAGATTCTCCGTATACACCGTTCCATCCGGATTCAGCCGCTCCGCAAACCGCATCCGCACCGTCGTCCCACGAGGCCCTCGCACACGCAACCGAACCGTTCCGACCATGTTCTGTCCCATGTCGAACACCGCATCGCCCCCAGTCATCGTGATCGCCACCGGCTTGACCGTCTGCACAAGATGAACCGGCAGATCAGACTGTGCCGAGACCTGCACCGCCGACGCAGGCGCACCGGTCACAACCTCATTCCATCCACGCCCACCCGCAAAATGAACCGCATTCCACCCAGCCTGCACCAGCCGAGCATCATAAGCCTCACCTGCATAAATCTCCGACGACACTATCGGCGCAGCCGCACTCTTCCAGCTCGTATCCGTCGCAACCACCTGCTTCGACCCATCCGCAGACGTTATCTCCAGCTGCGCGCGCAAGAGATCCGGCCCCGGAAAAATATGCACACCCGACCACATCATCGGGCTCCCATGCCACCCAGCGCCCAGCATCGCGGCCAGTACATTCTGCCCCTTCGCAATCATCGGCGTCACATCATAGGTCTGGTACACCACGCGCTTGCGATAGTCCGTAAAGTCAGGCGTCAACTCCCCATCCCCCACCTGCTTCCCATTCAAATAAGCGCGATAACTCCCCAGCGCCGTCACATACAACCGAGCCGAAACAACCGGACTCGAAACACCAAACTCCCTTCGAAACAGCGCACCATCCGTCGAAACCCGTTCCGGCGCCTCCGCGAGCGACATATGATCCGCCGCCGTACCCAGCCGCAGCTCCGTCACCGAACCCAGATCCTTCGCCGCACTCCACTCCGTCGCATCAGTCTTGCGTACCTGCCACTGCGCATCCGTGACAATATCCCGCGCCTTCGCATTGCCCCCATCAATCCGCAGCACCGCAGCCAGCGCAGCCGGAAGAGACACCTTCGCGTCCCTGGACTTCGGAGCAGCAACACTCACCACAATCACATTGTCACCCTTAGCCCCATCGCCATACACCACCCGATCACGAACATCCTCGCGATCAAACGAGTTCCACTCCGACTTGTGCCCCGTCACCGCCCCATTCACACGCGCTGTAAACGTACCCGGACTGAAGACATGAAGACTAGCCGAAAGCGGCTTCTTATCCAGATGAAGCTTGTACTCAAACTCAGCTGTCGTAGGTTGCGCAGCCTGCCCCGCCTCAGCCTCCGGCAATGCAATCCAACGAATACTATGCAACTCTCGTTCAGCATCCGGATCATTGCGCCGAATCCACTCTGCCTTCCAATCGCCCGGCTGCAACAGACCCATCTCCCACCACGCAGGACTCGCAACACGCGCAGCCGTCCCGTGCCCATCCCACACTTCGACCGTCCAAAAGTACCTCTGCCGCGACTTCAACTCCGGCCCACCATAAGCAATGCCAACGCTCTCCGAAGAATCGACGCGCCCGCTATCCCACACATCACCCTTTCCCTGCCCAAGCGCCGCCGCCGAACTGGCCACCAAAATGCGATAAGCCGACTGCTTCCAATCCCGCTCCGCAGCATCGCTCTGCCACGTAAAAACAGGCCGCGCTACATCAATGCCCAGAGGATTCGTTCGCTGCTCCACCCTCAGTCGAACCGGAGCTGCATACACAGCGCTCGCTACAAAAAGCAGCGCCAACAACACAACCAGCTTGGCGGCAATGCGAAAGCATTCATAAACCCGATCGACAACACCCCACCGCTGCAGCGAGCCCTCACTACGCGTCATGCCGTCCTCCATGTTTCAAAACAGAAAACATGTTACCCGACAAAACTTCGCCACGCAGATACCAACCAATGATTAGCAAATAATCACAAAATACCGCTTCACCCGAAAAGACTCCCGACCCCGCCTCCCATCAACTTCAAATCAGTGTGATCGGTGTCAATCGGTGTTAAGCCTTAAAAGCTTCCCGCAAAGATAGCCTTCAACTTCGCCCGCAGCCCCTGCTCCTCGCTTGCCCGCCGAACCTGCGTCCGATGCGTATACAGCAGCATTCCAATCGCCGCCGCAAACTCCGGCTTAGCCAATTCAGCCGGCATCCGCGATAGCGGCACCGGATACCCAATCCGCGCCGGAACCCGCAGCAAGCTCTCCGCATTATCGAGAAGCCCCGACATCATCGATCCCCCACCCGTCAGCACGCACCCCGCGCCCAACGCCTCCAGCACGCCACCCTGCCGCAGATTATCCCGCAGCATCGTAAACAACTCCCGAGCCCTGGGCTCCAGAATCTCCGCCAAAAACCGCTGCCGCACCATCCGCGCAGGCTGCCCACCAGAGATCGCCAGGTCACCGCCCACCTCAATCTCATTCATCTGCGGCACAGCAGTCACCACGCAATGCCCATACGTCTTCTTCAGAAACTCGGCCTCTTCCACCGTCACATGCAGCCCAACCGCAAGGTCATTCGTAAAGTGGTCCCCGCCAATCGGCAGTACGGCCGTATGCGCAATCGACCCCTCAAAGAACACCGCCAACTCCGTCGTGCTCGATCCGATATCGGCAATGCAGACGCCAAGCTCCCGCTCGTCCGCACTCAGCACCGCCTCGGCCGAAGCAATCCCCTCATACACCGTATCCAGCACCTCAAGCCCGGCCCGATTCGCGCACGTAATCACGCTCTGCGCCACGCCACCCGAGCAAGTCGAAAGATGCAGATTCACCTCCAGCTTGTTCCCCACCATCCCCACCGGATCGTGAATCCCCGGCTGGTCATCTAGGATGAACTCCTGCGGCAACAGATGCAGCACCTCGCGATCCGGAGGCAGCGCCACACTCCGCGCTCGATCCACCGCCGCCCGTACTTCCTCCCTCGTAATCTCACGCATCCGGCTGCCCATGCTGATCCCGCCGCGCGAGTTCACTCCACGCACATGCGTCCCGCCGATCCCCACAACCGCTGTCTCGATCCCCGCCTTCGCTGTTCTCTCCGCCGTCAGCGCCGCGCGATTGATCACCTCCGCCGCCGGCCCCAGTTCCGCGATCAATCCCTTCCGCATCCCCTTCGACGCCTCAACGCCATGCCCGCGATACCGCAGCACGCCATCCTGCACCTCGGCCACCAGCACACAGCTCTTCGTGCTTCCGGCGTCGAGCACAGTAATTAAGTTGTCCTGCTTCTGATTCATGGCTGAACCACCTGCGGAGGATGGTATTGCTGATGACTCACATCGCTCGGTACTGTTGGATGTTTCGTAGCTGCCGTCTTCGGATGGACCCAAGTTGCCACATCACTCCGCGTCGCCGGACTCTTCTTCGCCGCAGATGGATGCACTGCCGCATGATGAACCGGATGCACCGGCCCCTTAGCCTTAGCCACGTTCTTCGCCCCAGCCGGATGCACCGCCGCAGCCACAGGAGCCTTAGCCGGAGCAGGAGTCACCGGAGCAGCATCACTCCTCGCAGCACCCGCAGCAGGAACTGGCGAAACCGGAACCGAACTTCCCGGCTGCATTTCCAGCACCGCCTGCCGGTCATATCTCATATCCACCGACGAAAGCTTCGGATACTGCGCCCGCCACTCCGCCAGATGCGCCTCATACTTCTTGTACCTGTTGAGAAAGTCTTCCTCGCCAAAGTGCACCAACACCTCCGACGTGTGATCCGGAATCACCGCCTTCACATCCTCCGGGTTCGAAAGGTCCACCTCGCTCAAACTCTGCGATATCCTCTCGCCCTCCGCATCCAGGTCGGCAGTGAACTTCGCATAAATCTTCATCCTCGCCGCTCGAACCGACAGCGGATCCGCAGCCGCAATCCCCGTCACCACTGGAAACGAATAATGTGTATTCGCCGGAACATCGGTCGGCATATCCAGCAGTACGCCATTCTTATCAACCAGCCCGATATGGTTCCCCTGCCGCACAAACGCCACCGGCGTCCGCTCCGTAATCGACACCCGGATCCGGTCCGGCAGCAGCCGCATCACCGTCGCATGCTCTACCCAAGGCAGCCGCTCCAGTTGAGCCTTACGCTCCGCCAGCGAGATCGTAAAAATATTCCTCTCCACATCGCCGCCAAAGATACTCAGCAGTTGAGCCTTCGTCAGATGGCTATTCCCTTTAATCTCAATCTCGTCAGACGTCGGAATCACAAACCGATCATCATGCATCAGCATGTCCCGAACCATCAGCACCGTCCCCACGCCCACTCCGACGACCACCAACACCGCCGCAACGGCAGCAATCCATCCAGCCTTGGTCCTAGGCAACCCGCCGCGGACACGAACCCGCGTCCCAGCCCGCCGACGCCCCACAGGGGACGTATCGTCATCGTCAGAAAAATCATCCGCAAAGTCATCCGTAAAGTCGCGGCGCAGCTTTCTCTTCGGCGCAACCGAGGTCCGCCGCGGCGCCGAAAACTCCGGAGCATACTCCCGCTCAGGCGTCTCTAGCACCGCTGTCCCGCGCTTCGAAGATCCGTTGCTATTTCGCAAACCCGAGCAAGGCCGCGAGAATCGCCACCCTGACTATATCCTGCCAACACCCCGTAAAATCCCATCATCTTCCAGGCGTACCCATTCAGGAACGCACCAACAACCTAACCTCAATCCGCACCATACCCCATCCGAACCACCCCACCCATCCCCCATCCGCGCCAGTCATCCCCTCGATCCCAACCCCTCCAACAACAACGCCCCCGCCTGCGAAACACTCCCCGCTCCCAACGTCAAAATCACATCCCCATCCCGAGCCTCCCCCACCAATCTCTCAACCCCAGCAGCAACCGACGACGCATACCCAACACCATCACGCCCAATCTCGCTTACCAGAGCCTCCGCCGTCACCCCGGCAATCGGC encodes:
- the glgP gene encoding alpha-glucan family phosphorylase, which codes for MTPFYEELDASYVLTLEEITNLTEEGGKPADTLMNVVALIATRFKTDVCSAYLLEPDRSNLVLAATLGLHPRCIGTLRLRLSEGLAGLVAEQVRPVAVEDAPNHPRFKYFKESGEEAYHSFLGVPLIDRGILQGVLVVQTKEPRTFRETEIRMLAEAANQVAPVVSEARTLDRFIAPAQERLWSLARNLWWSWDHDCVSLFRDLSPTRWRQTNQNPISLLNEMPLDEIERRAAELMLHGRINYAYRRQQEYLQADRTWGATNAGVLRPRPVAYFSAEFGLHESLPIYSGGLGVLAGDHIKSASDLDIPLIGIGLFYGQGYFLQRLDDTGWQLEDYLQTDVNQLPMQPAIGENGEPIVIEIQTRGGSIRAKVWRIKVGRCDLLLLDSNVPGNAPEDLELTSRLYGGDGRTRIRQELLLGVGGFRALKAMGITPGVLHLNEGHSGFAVFEAIRTRMLEEGMDFDHAARQVPREVIFTTHTPVPAGHDRFSPQLIEEHLGPLREQLGLSHETLMSFGRVYPTDMQESFCMTVLGLKLSRRANAVSSLHGEVSRAMWTNLYPGKPEDAVPIGHITNGVHVPSWLAPQMCRLYDRHLGVGWQSNSGAAATWEAIENVDDGELWETHLSLKSNLLEFVRRRAAEQAERRDEPRETLLHLSKLFTPDALTIGFARRFATYKRANLLLADIQRLASMVNDPKRPVQFVFAGKAHPLDEPGKQVLQQIAQMMRDSEFADKFVFIEDYDINVGRHLVQGVDVWLNNPRRPLEASGTSGQKVVLNGGLNLSVLDGWWAEAYDGLNGFAIGTGRTHSDMDVHDSRDGEDLYRVLHEELIPLYYQRDQDGLPRGWIKRMKRTIRTLGWRFNADRMVMDYTRHCYVPAAGGTSSAMKTIS
- a CDS encoding alpha-L-rhamnosidase, with product MTRSEGSLQRWGVVDRVYECFRIAAKLVVLLALLFVASAVYAAPVRLRVEQRTNPLGIDVARPVFTWQSDAAERDWKQSAYRILVASSAAALGQGKGDVWDSGRVDSSESVGIAYGGPELKSRQRYFWTVEVWDGHGTAARVASPAWWEMGLLQPGDWKAEWIRRNDPDAERELHSIRWIALPEAEAGQAAQPTTAEFEYKLHLDKKPLSASLHVFSPGTFTARVNGAVTGHKSEWNSFDREDVRDRVVYGDGAKGDNVIVVSVAAPKSRDAKVSLPAALAAVLRIDGGNAKARDIVTDAQWQVRKTDATEWSAAKDLGSVTELRLGTAADHMSLAEAPERVSTDGALFRREFGVSSPVVSARLYVTALGSYRAYLNGKQVGDGELTPDFTDYRKRVVYQTYDVTPMIAKGQNVLAAMLGAGWHGSPMMWSGVHIFPGPDLLRAQLEITSADGSKQVVATDTSWKSAAAPIVSSEIYAGEAYDARLVQAGWNAVHFAGGRGWNEVVTGAPASAVQVSAQSDLPVHLVQTVKPVAITMTGGDAVFDMGQNMVGTVRLRVRGPRGTTVRMRFAERLNPDGTVYTENLRNADATDLYTLSGEGEEVWEPAFTFHGFRYVQVSGLPGKPVLGVLEGQVLNSLPETPSFRLKTSSELLNRMYELGIWGQRGNFVSIPTDCPQRDERLGWMGDAGVFWRTGTYNFDIDSFSHKFMQDVVDGQSPGGALTDVSPNLLNDSDEHPGAPGWGDAGVLVPYATWMQYGDRAVLERNWPAMEKWMDYILRTNPNYLRQKALGNNYADWLAPEQKSPKDLVATAYWALLARQMREMSTALGRSEDAEKYRQLYEQIAAAYRKEYVHEDGSVAGDTQTAYLLTLYVGLAPKELEANLTARLVKDIEAHENHLTTGFLGTPFLLFVLEEQGRADVAYRLLLNDTYPSWGYMVKKGATTWWERWNGDTGDPSMNSYNHYAFGSVMAWVYRRVAGIDTDAAGAGFHHLVIRPHIDASLGNVHAEYDSAYGLVTTDWTRGADGGLQLNVHTPANTTATVYVPGAASSTVTQDGQALNARREGDAFVTSIGSGTYKFAVH
- the ftsA gene encoding cell division protein FtsA, whose protein sequence is MNQKQDNLITVLDAGSTKSCVLVAEVQDGVLRYRGHGVEASKGMRKGLIAELGPAAEVINRAALTAERTAKAGIETAVVGIGGTHVRGVNSRGGISMGSRMREITREEVRAAVDRARSVALPPDREVLHLLPQEFILDDQPGIHDPVGMVGNKLEVNLHLSTCSGGVAQSVITCANRAGLEVLDTVYEGIASAEAVLSADERELGVCIADIGSSTTELAVFFEGSIAHTAVLPIGGDHFTNDLAVGLHVTVEEAEFLKKTYGHCVVTAVPQMNEIEVGGDLAISGGQPARMVRQRFLAEILEPRARELFTMLRDNLRQGGVLEALGAGCVLTGGGSMMSGLLDNAESLLRVPARIGYPVPLSRMPAELAKPEFAAAIGMLLYTHRTQVRRASEEQGLRAKLKAIFAGSF
- a CDS encoding cell division protein FtsQ/DivIB, whose product is MLETPEREYAPEFSAPRRTSVAPKRKLRRDFTDDFADDFSDDDDTSPVGRRRAGTRVRVRGGLPRTKAGWIAAVAAVLVVVGVGVGTVLMVRDMLMHDDRFVIPTSDEIEIKGNSHLTKAQLLSIFGGDVERNIFTISLAERKAQLERLPWVEHATVMRLLPDRIRVSITERTPVAFVRQGNHIGLVDKNGVLLDMPTDVPANTHYSFPVVTGIAAADPLSVRAARMKIYAKFTADLDAEGERISQSLSEVDLSNPEDVKAVIPDHTSEVLVHFGEEDFLNRYKKYEAHLAEWRAQYPKLSSVDMRYDRQAVLEMQPGSSVPVSPVPAAGAARSDAAPVTPAPAKAPVAAAVHPAGAKNVAKAKGPVHPVHHAAVHPSAAKKSPATRSDVATWVHPKTAATKHPTVPSDVSHQQYHPPQVVQP